In one Bactrocera tryoni isolate S06 chromosome 5, CSIRO_BtryS06_freeze2, whole genome shotgun sequence genomic region, the following are encoded:
- the LOC120777194 gene encoding LOW QUALITY PROTEIN: uncharacterized protein LOC120777194 (The sequence of the model RefSeq protein was modified relative to this genomic sequence to represent the inferred CDS: deleted 2 bases in 1 codon), with product MELSSLFLNSWLVKNWKIALAALLVIAFVNFVRYISKLQRYTKIYKFSKHRKTLLDGEEYAGADFNSKGNKRAHDDTTPNNSYVPALKVEKHVPFNGVTVTISGDPKNSAPYLILVFKQIYGYLPNGERKQHYHNEMSVAIATGILLCALQSAGLNSLVTTPLNCGFVLRKLLARPENEKLLLLLPVGYAADDCVVPDLKRKALEEIMHLY from the exons ATGGAATTGAGTTCGTTGTTTTTAAACTCGTGGTTggtaaaaaattggaaaattgccTTGGCCGCGCTATTAGTAATagcttttgtaaattttgtgcgCTATATAAGTAAATTGCAAAGGtatacgaaaatatataaatttagtaaACACAGGAAAACATTGTTGGACGGCGAAGAATATGCGGGTG ctGATTTTAATAGCAAAGGAAATAAAAGGGCACATGATGACACTACCCCTAACAACAGCTATGTGCCAGCACTAAAAGTAGAGAAACATGTTCCATTTAATGGGGTAACAGTGACTATTTCTGGCGATCCAAAA AATTCCGCACCTTACTTAATTTTGGTTTTCAAGCAAATATATGGTTATTTACCAAATGGCGAGCGTAAACAACATTACCACAATGAGATGTCGGTAGCAATAGCCACAGGGATTTTACTATGCGCATTACAGTCGGCTGGTTTGAATTCATTGGTTACTACTCCCTTGAATTGCGGATTTGTCCTCCGTAAGTTGCTCGCTAGACCGGAAAACGAAAAGCTGCTCTTGCTACTACCTGTAGGCTATGCCGCCGATGACTGTGTCGTGCCAGATTTGAAACGAAAAGCTCTTGAAGAAATAATGCATCTATACTAA
- the LOC120777192 gene encoding uncharacterized protein LOC120777192: MDRESILQKIDDGVYELSQKRISMDYRDSVLQKIEDGVYELSEKRKGKSKTWNVFAQIKKEDGSILDGFVCCRKCLRLYIYKGNSTSNLNRHKCFTPQRKEATIINETPVTVDNDLEEDVKDCPQFFSVFTPDEPQITEARSHQPSLCNNDTNPDNAAENQNTPKRTLNHTKQLDSLCEMVKIDLQDASDEIFFEAKWKILDVLREVHQKKLK; the protein is encoded by the exons ATGGATCGAGAGAGTATTTTGCAGAAAATTGACGACGGTGTTTATGAACTGTCACAGAAACGCATATCAATGGATTATCGAGATAGTGTTTTGCAGAAAATTGAGGATGGTGTTTATGAACTGTCAGAGAAACGTAAAGGTAAAAGCAAAACCTGGAATGTTTTCgcgcaaataaaaaaagaggATGGAAGCATTTTAGATGGTTTTGTATGTTGCCGCAAATGTTTGcgcctatacatatataaaggcaACTCAACGTCAAACTTGAACCGTCATAAATGCTTCACACCGCAACGTAAAGAAGCGACCATAATAAATGAAACCCCTGTGACAGTCGATAACGATCTTGAGGAGGATGTAAAAGATTGTCCGcagtttttttctgtttttacacCCGATGAACCTCAAATTACCGag GCTCGCTCACATCAACCATCACTTTGCAACAACGATACCAATCCAGACAATGCAGCTGAAAATCAGAATACGCCTAAACGAACATTGAATCACACGAAACAATTGGATAGTCTGTGTGAAATGGTAAAAATTGATCTTCAAGATGCCTCAgatgaaattttctttgaagctaaatggaaaattttggATGTCCTACGTGAAGTTCACcaaaaaaagctaaaataa
- the LOC120777193 gene encoding CCAAT/enhancer-binding protein gamma: MPARKKTSGGGGNTSDASKHDDDAYREKRQRNNDAVKKTRQKSKETATERKRNVERLKNDNIKLEASIKEVKEHVETLKSLLLGNVKKEEHETFLQKILNEPTDDEDDSMDGT, translated from the exons ATGCCAGCGAGGAAGAAGACTAGTGGTGGCGGTGGAAACACATCAGACGCATCCAAACATGATGATGATGCATACCGAgaaaaaagacaaagaaacaacgat GCAGTGAAGAAAACACGACAAAAGTCTAAAGAGACTGCAACAGAACGTAAGCGCAATGTAGAGCGACTCAAAAATGATAATATTAAGTTGGAAGCCTCTATTAAAGAGGTAAAGGAACATGTAGAAACACTTAAAAGTTTGCTATTGGGCAATGTAAAGAAAGAGGAACACGAAACATTTCTGCAAAAAATACTTAATGAACCTACAGACGATGAGGATGACAGTATGGATGGCACATGA